A single window of Coffea eugenioides isolate CCC68of chromosome 7, Ceug_1.0, whole genome shotgun sequence DNA harbors:
- the LOC113778691 gene encoding uncharacterized protein LOC113778691 gives MSIACGVGCVVVIGCIRWAWKRCSYIGSDDSEAWPIATMEEFEPIPRICRVILAVYDPDPDHPQYPPSNHYRVNYDNILKRVTYEETQGHSPPYIIYSDHENREIVLAIRGLNLYKESHYKILWDNNLGRQMFDGGYVHHGLLKSATWILSQESETLKMLWMESGKNYNMVFAGHSLGAGIAALLTVIVVNHGDQIGGIPRSNIRCYAVAPARCMSLNLAVKYANVIHSIVLQDDFLPRTPTPLEDIAKSIFCLPCLMFCLCLSDTFMPEDRKLKDPRRLYAPGRIYHIVERKFCRCGRYPPEVRTAIPVDGRFEHIVLSCNATSDHAIIQITNETEKALQILKESGDETATTAPKVPKFDRLQTIEEEHKDAQERAISMNILHAVTTTEEEESLEETNIEIKDCQDEDEDALNTLSKP, from the exons ATGTCAATTGCTTGTGGGGTGGGATGTGTAGTAGTCATAGGATGCATCCGCTGGGCGTGGAAACGGTGCTCCTACATTGGTTCAGATGATAGCGAGGCATGGCCTATCGCCACCATGGAAGAATTTGAACCTATCCCCAGAATCTGCCGCGTAATCCTTGCAGTGTATGACCCCGACCCTGACCATCCTCAGTACCCTCCATCCAACCATTATCGGGTTAATTATGACAACATCCTCAAACGTGTAACCTATGAAGAAACACAAGGCCATTCACCACCTTACATTATTTACTCTGATCACGAGAACCGCGAAATTGTTCTAGCAATTCGTGGCCTTAACTTGTATAAAGAGAGCCATTATAAGATACTTTGGGATAATAATCTGGGGAGGCAGATGTTTGATGGAGGCTACGTGCATCATGGTCTATTGAAGTCAGCAACTTGGATCCTGAGTCAAGAGTCTGAGACTTTAAAGATGCTTTGGATGGAAAGTGGGAAGAACTACAATATGGTTTTTGCTGGCCACTCATTGGGAGCTGGTATTGCTGCTCTGCTGACAGTAATTGTAGTGAATCATGGGGATCAAATAGGGGGGATTCCGCGGAGTAATATTAGGTGTTATGCAGTGGCACCTGCACGGTGTATGTCACTGAACTTGGCAGTGAAATATGCCAATGTTATACATTCCATTGTCTTGCAG GATGATTTCTTGCCTAGAACTCCTACCCCACTGGAAGATATAGCTAAATCCATCTTCTG CTTGCCATGTCTGATGTTTTGTCTGTGCTTGAGCGATACCTTTATGCCAGAGGATAGGAAGCTTAAAGATCCAAGAAGATTGTATGCACCTGGTCGAATATATCACATTGTGGAGAGAAAGTTTTGCAG GTGCGGAAGGTACCCCCCAGAAGTTAGAACGGCCATTCCTGTAGATGGAAGATTTGAACACATTGTGCTGTCTTGCAATGCTACATCAGATCATGCAATCATTCAGATAACAAATGAAACAGAGAAGGCATTGCAA ATACTGAAAGAGAGTGGCGATGAGACCGCTACAACCGCACCAAAGGTCCCAAAATTTGACAGGTTGCAGACTATTGAAGAAGAACACAAGGATGCACAGGAAAGAGCTATCAGTATGAACATACTTCATGCTGTGACAACTACGGAGGAAGAAGAATCCTTGGAGGAGACAAATATAGAGATAAAGGACTGTCAGGATGAGGATGAAGATGCTTTGAATACTTTATCAAAACCTTAA
- the LOC113777584 gene encoding GDSL esterase/lipase At5g37690, whose protein sequence is MEFQGQVCIVLMFTVLAAVPAAASLVTFVFGDSLTDVGNNNFFQLSLAKANYPFYGIDFSGGKATGRFTNGRTIGDIISAKLGIPSPPAYLSISPTDDAILKGVNYASGGAGILNDTGLYFIERLTFDDQINCFNKTKVAIKDKIGAEAANKLCNEAMYFIGLGSNDYVNNFLQPFLADGEQYTHDEFVELLVSTLGDQLTRLYQLGARKMVFNGLAPLGCIPSQRAKSKQRICLKQVNQWVQEFNSKAQELVTDLNGQLPSAQIAFADTYQHVLDLIENPTAYGFNVSNTSCCNVDTKLGGLCLPNSKVCTNRADYVFWDAFHPTDAANEVLGDRFFNSLFANKAPAPAPAPAPQPSH, encoded by the exons ATGGAGTTTCAGGGACAAGTGTGTATAGTGTTGATGTTCACAGTTTTAGCAGCTGTGCCAGCAGCTGCATCCTTGGTCacatttgtttttggtgattCCTTGACAGATGTTGGGAATAACAACTTCTTTCAGCTCTCTCTAGCAAAAGCAAATTACCCTTTCTATGGCATTGATTTCAGTGGTGGAAAAGCTACTGGAAGATTCACAAATGGGAGGACGATTGGTGatataatat CTGCAAAGCTAGGAATTCCATCACCTCCGGCATATCTTTCAATATCGCCAACTGATGATGCAATCCTAAAAGGTGTAAACTATGCGTCTGGTGGAGCTGGAATTCTCAATGACACCGGCCTTTACTTC ATTGAGAGATTAACCTTTGATGATCAAATCAATTGCTTCAACAAGACCAAGGTAGCAATCAAGGACAAGATTGGAGCAGAAGCAGCAAACAAGCTCTGCAATGAGGCCATGTACTTCATTGGACTCG GGAGCAATGACTATGTAAACAATTTCCTTCAGCCATTCTTAGCAGATGGTGAGCAGTACACGCATGATGAGTTTGTCGAACTTTTAGTCTCGACTTTAGGCGACCAACTCACT AGGCTTTACCAACTTGGGGCAAGAAAGATGGTTTTCAATGGCCTAGCACCACTTGGCTGCATTCCATCCCAGAGGGCGAAATCAAAGCAGCGAATCTGCTTGAAGCAAGTGAATCAATGGGTGCAAGAATTCAACTCAAAAGCACAAGAGTTGGTAACTGATCTGAATGGGCAACTTCCATCCGCCCAGATAGCCTTTGCAGATACCTATCAACATGTTCTGGATTTAATTGAGAACCCGACTGCCTATG GATTTAATGTCTCCAACACTTCATGTTGCAATGTGGATACAAAACTCGGAGGGCTTTGCTTGCCCAACTCCAAAGTGTGCACAAACCGTGCAGATTATGTATTCTGGGATGCTTTCCATCCCACGGATGCTGCAAATGAAGTGCTTGGAGATCGCTTCTTCAACTCCTTGTTTGCGAATAAAGCTCCTGCCCCTGCCCCTGCTCCTGCTCCACAGCCTTCTCATTGA
- the LOC113777583 gene encoding bifunctional protein FolD 1, mitochondrial, whose translation MWRRMLSVTIAGERWLRRRNCLPSGIRVLCTLKTDHAYRSLKSPSLVSLDIPDIWDSNIVCSDFHSFQASFNRNMGRRIDGLLVAKEIRFGIATEVSRMKASIGEVPGLAVILVGQRRDSQVYVRNKIAACEEVGIKFVLTELPDNCTADEILNALTGFNKDSSIHGILVQLPLPRHLDEGRILDAIRLEKDVDGVHPLNMGNLAMHGREPLFIPCTPKGCVELLLRSDVEIMGKRAVVIGRSNIVGLPASLLLQRYHATVSIVHPFTKNPENIAREADILVAAAGVPNVVRGSWIKPGAIVIDVGTNPIEDPSCENGYRLIGDVCYEEAVKVASAVTPVPGGVGPMTVAMLLFNTLESARRALSFI comes from the coding sequence ATGTGGAGAAGGATGCTAAGTGTGACCATTGCTGGGGAAAGATGGTTGAGAAGAAGGAATTGTTTGCCATCTGGGATCAGGGTGTTATGTACATTGAAGACTGATCATGCCTATCGTAGTTTGAAATCTCCTTCCCTTGTTTCTCTTGATATTCCTGACATATGGGATTCAAATATTGTCTGTTCTGATTTTCACTCTTTCCAAGCTAGTTTCAACAGAAATATGGGTAGAAGAATAGATGGATTGTTGGTTGCTAAGGAAATTAGATTTGGCATAGCAACTGAAGTTAGTAGGATGAAGGCTTCTATTGGTGAAGTACCGGGATTGGCTGTAATACTGGTTGGTCAGAGAAGAGACTCTCAGGTTTATGTTCGTAACAAAATAGCTGCCTGTGAGGAGGTTGGAATTAAGTTTGTACTGACTGAATTGCCTGACAACTGTACAGCAGATGAAATTTTGAATGCATTGACTGGCTTTAATAAGGATTCATCTATTCATGGTATTCTTGTGcagcttcctttgcctcgacaTTTGGACGAGGGGAGAATTTTGGATGCAATAAGACTTGAGAAGGATGTGGATGGCGTCCACCCTCTGAACATGGGTAATTTAGCTATGCATGGGAGAGAACCCCTGTTCATCCCATGCACACCAAAAGGGTGTGTTGAGTTATTGCTGAGATCTGATGTAGAAATAATGGGAAAGAGAGCTGTGGTGATAGGGAGGAGCAATATTGTTGGGTTACCAGCATCCTTGCTGTTGCAGAGATATCATGCCACAGTGAGTATCGTGCACCCCTTCACCAAGAACCCAGAAAATATAGCCCGTGAAGCTGATATTCTTGTTGCAGCTGCTGGAGTGCCCAATGTAGTCCGTGGAAGTTGGATAAAGCCTGGGGCAATTGTTATTGATGTTGGAACAAATCCAATTGAAGATCCCAGCTGTGAAAATGGTTATCGGCTTATTGGAGACGTTTGCTATGAAGAAGCTGTGAAGGTAGCTTCGGCAGTCACTCCTGTCCCTGGAGGAGTTGGCCCGATGACAGTTGCAATGCTTCTATTCAACACGCTTGAATCTGCTAGACGTGCGCTAAGCTTCATTTAG
- the LOC113778632 gene encoding glucan endo-1,3-beta-glucosidase 2-like isoform X2, which translates to MALLFLLLLVVVSAASADEAFIGVNIGTDLSDMPDPTQVVALLKKQQIRYVRLYNADRGMLLALANTGIKVAVSVPNEQLLAIGQSNSTAANWVSQNVVSHYPATNITTVCVGSEVFTSLPNAAPILVNALRFIQSALVASNLDRQIKVSTPLPSSIILDPFPPSQAFFNHSLNRVLVPMLSFLQSTGSYFMLNVYPYYDYMQSNGVIPLDYALFKPLPANREVVDANTLLHYTNVFDAMVDAAFFAMASLNFTNIPVLVTESGWPSKGDSHEPDATIENANTYNSNLIRHVLNKTGTPKHPGIAVSAYIYELYNEDTRPGPLSEKNWGLFDGNGVPIYILRLTGSGSVLANDTTNQTYCAAKDGADSKMLQAALDWACGPGKVDCSPLLQGQPCYEPDTVSAHATYAFDAYYQKNGQAPLACDFNGVAAITTTNPSHGSCLFLGSSDKNATFLNSTAPAMSSKSSGSPAQQCNPVSAAYFMIVVVSIASALLL; encoded by the exons ATGGCACTGCTGTTTCTTCTGCTTTTGGTTGTAGTATCAGCTGCTTCTGCTGATGAAG CCTTTATTGGTGTGAATATTGGGACAGACCTCTCGGACATGCCAGACCCAACTCAAGTAGTAGCCCTACTTAAAAAGCAGCAAATCCGATATGTTAGGCTATACAATGCAGATCGTGGAATGCTTCTTGCGCTTGCCAATACAGGAATTAAAGTTGCTGTCTCCGTTCCAAATGAGCAACTCCTAGCAATAGGCCAGTCCAATTCAACTGCAGCTAATTGGGTCTCACAAAATGTTGTGTCACACTACCCAGCTACCAATATTACTACAGTTTGTGTTGGCTCAGAAGTTTTTACCTCTCTTCCCAATGCAGCACCTATACTTGTCAATGCCCTCAGGTTCATTCAGTCAGCTCTCGTAGCATCAAATCTTGACAGGCAAATCAAAGTTTCAACACCTCTTCCTTCTTCCATTATCCTCGATCCATTTCCCCCGTCTCAAGCCTTCTTTAATCACTCTTTGAACAGAGTTCTAGTCCCCATGCTTAGTTTCTTGCAATCCACGGGATCATATTTCATGCTAAATGTATATCCTTACTACGATTATATGCAGTCTAATGGTGTCATTCCATTGGATTATGCGCTCTTCAAGCCCCTTCCTGCAAACAGAGAAGTTGTTGATGCCAACACACTCCTTCACTACACCAATGTCTTTGATGCGATGGTTGATGCTGCTTTCTTTGCAATGGCATCACTTAACTTCACCAACATTCCTGTTCTAGTGACTGAGTCAGGTTGGCCATCGAAAGGCGACTCCCATGAGCCAGATGCCACAATAGAAAATGCCAACACCTACAACAGCAATCTAATAAGACATGTCCTGAATAAAACTGGAACTCCTAAACACCCTGGAATTGCTGTTAGTGCTTACATTTATGAGCTTTACAATGAAGACACAAGACCCGGACCACTGTCAGAAAAGAATTGGGGACTATTCGATGGTAATGGCGTGCCCATATATATTTTGCGCTTGACTGGATCGGGATCTGTATTGGCTAATGATACCACAAACCAGACGTACTGTGCTGCAAAAGATGGTGCAGACTCCAAAATGCTGCAGGCTGCTCTTGATTGGGCGTGTGGACCTGGCAAGGTGGATTGTTCTCCACTTTTGCAGGGACAACCATGCTATGAACCTGACACTGTTTCTGCACATGCAACTTATGCATTTGATGCTTATTACCAGAAAAATGGGCAGGCTCCTCTGGCTTGTGATTTCAATGGAGTAGCTGCAATCACCACTACAAATCCAA GTCATGGTTCATGCCTATTTCTGGGAAG TAGTGACAAAAATGCGACGTTTCTGAACAGCACAGCGCCAGCTATGAGTTCCAAGAGCTCAGGTTCTCCTGCCCAGCAATGCAATCCTGTTTCGGCAGCATACTTCATGATAGTGGTGGTTTCAATTGCCAGTGCACTTCTGTTGTAG
- the LOC113778632 gene encoding glucan endo-1,3-beta-glucosidase 2-like isoform X1: MALLFLLLLVVVSAASADEEAFIGVNIGTDLSDMPDPTQVVALLKKQQIRYVRLYNADRGMLLALANTGIKVAVSVPNEQLLAIGQSNSTAANWVSQNVVSHYPATNITTVCVGSEVFTSLPNAAPILVNALRFIQSALVASNLDRQIKVSTPLPSSIILDPFPPSQAFFNHSLNRVLVPMLSFLQSTGSYFMLNVYPYYDYMQSNGVIPLDYALFKPLPANREVVDANTLLHYTNVFDAMVDAAFFAMASLNFTNIPVLVTESGWPSKGDSHEPDATIENANTYNSNLIRHVLNKTGTPKHPGIAVSAYIYELYNEDTRPGPLSEKNWGLFDGNGVPIYILRLTGSGSVLANDTTNQTYCAAKDGADSKMLQAALDWACGPGKVDCSPLLQGQPCYEPDTVSAHATYAFDAYYQKNGQAPLACDFNGVAAITTTNPSHGSCLFLGSSDKNATFLNSTAPAMSSKSSGSPAQQCNPVSAAYFMIVVVSIASALLL, encoded by the exons ATGGCACTGCTGTTTCTTCTGCTTTTGGTTGTAGTATCAGCTGCTTCTGCTGATGAAG AAGCCTTTATTGGTGTGAATATTGGGACAGACCTCTCGGACATGCCAGACCCAACTCAAGTAGTAGCCCTACTTAAAAAGCAGCAAATCCGATATGTTAGGCTATACAATGCAGATCGTGGAATGCTTCTTGCGCTTGCCAATACAGGAATTAAAGTTGCTGTCTCCGTTCCAAATGAGCAACTCCTAGCAATAGGCCAGTCCAATTCAACTGCAGCTAATTGGGTCTCACAAAATGTTGTGTCACACTACCCAGCTACCAATATTACTACAGTTTGTGTTGGCTCAGAAGTTTTTACCTCTCTTCCCAATGCAGCACCTATACTTGTCAATGCCCTCAGGTTCATTCAGTCAGCTCTCGTAGCATCAAATCTTGACAGGCAAATCAAAGTTTCAACACCTCTTCCTTCTTCCATTATCCTCGATCCATTTCCCCCGTCTCAAGCCTTCTTTAATCACTCTTTGAACAGAGTTCTAGTCCCCATGCTTAGTTTCTTGCAATCCACGGGATCATATTTCATGCTAAATGTATATCCTTACTACGATTATATGCAGTCTAATGGTGTCATTCCATTGGATTATGCGCTCTTCAAGCCCCTTCCTGCAAACAGAGAAGTTGTTGATGCCAACACACTCCTTCACTACACCAATGTCTTTGATGCGATGGTTGATGCTGCTTTCTTTGCAATGGCATCACTTAACTTCACCAACATTCCTGTTCTAGTGACTGAGTCAGGTTGGCCATCGAAAGGCGACTCCCATGAGCCAGATGCCACAATAGAAAATGCCAACACCTACAACAGCAATCTAATAAGACATGTCCTGAATAAAACTGGAACTCCTAAACACCCTGGAATTGCTGTTAGTGCTTACATTTATGAGCTTTACAATGAAGACACAAGACCCGGACCACTGTCAGAAAAGAATTGGGGACTATTCGATGGTAATGGCGTGCCCATATATATTTTGCGCTTGACTGGATCGGGATCTGTATTGGCTAATGATACCACAAACCAGACGTACTGTGCTGCAAAAGATGGTGCAGACTCCAAAATGCTGCAGGCTGCTCTTGATTGGGCGTGTGGACCTGGCAAGGTGGATTGTTCTCCACTTTTGCAGGGACAACCATGCTATGAACCTGACACTGTTTCTGCACATGCAACTTATGCATTTGATGCTTATTACCAGAAAAATGGGCAGGCTCCTCTGGCTTGTGATTTCAATGGAGTAGCTGCAATCACCACTACAAATCCAA GTCATGGTTCATGCCTATTTCTGGGAAG TAGTGACAAAAATGCGACGTTTCTGAACAGCACAGCGCCAGCTATGAGTTCCAAGAGCTCAGGTTCTCCTGCCCAGCAATGCAATCCTGTTTCGGCAGCATACTTCATGATAGTGGTGGTTTCAATTGCCAGTGCACTTCTGTTGTAG
- the LOC113777839 gene encoding uncharacterized protein LOC113777839: MGELRTSQVRDSGLWSEEHDRLPLKQRLKILLARSSFSDLFPDFDSEDDGTSNLPAVDNDAFVKEEDDNGQCGSESFSSASLAREGKVGSWSYEQNHIGDQGGCSDQVIEANKVCVEMVPAEVLSGMESSSCQQSLLSSRDVSINVQCSGHSPSSPFKNPSNCANGGDLLEIKNDNPVDFFDELDHVVLKERQRRLVLSCSQMLGLTKTPLEGNTALSSMPALDDLNKQGAGIDKEETDYVDKESPFGENSNRKMQTTSISGSSKGVIMALPNADHRNSQFLCNWQGNKSIKSGKMTTIQEQVKTCSLEKEFSTSGANGRQNLLSSKSIMHNSGVATQAHAMTCFSENKFSMSGANSRQNLLSSKSSMHNSAVANVVNVKVEPLDNDEASQKSFPSGHLPLDNVDLVKSEPDLSADSNDDELDHLLLRERMKLLSAQVPHSDVVGMEWLSKMVPAGLDCHPIAQESAKPLKINRPRKRRKSATDSVETALEEDAPGLLQVLIQKGVSVNEIKLYGEKESDEALDDLSTEDNFSELEAIISKLFSQRSSLLKLAPLRCAKGDKATYCLACLFSLVEQARYLQFRKWPVEWGWCRDLQAFIFVFERHNRIVLERPEYGYATYFFELMDSLPIDWQIKRLVTAMKLTSCSRVALIENKALVVGEDLTEGEARVLMEYGWIPNSGLGSMLNYCDRVVHDRKSEDTSEWRSKIGKLLIDGYNGGCIVPTDVPKKVVEYNFAQAPQIKMEMN, translated from the exons ATGGGTGAATTGCGTACGAGTCAGGTTCGGGATTCCGGTTTGTGGTCCGAAGAGCACGACCGGTTGCCGTTGAAGCAGCGGTTGAAAATTCTGTTGGCTCGCAGTAGTTTTTCCGATTTATTCCCGGATTTCGATTCGGAAGATGACGGGACCTCGAATTTACCCGC GGTCGATAATGATGCTTTTGTGAAGGAGGAGGATGACAATGGGCAGTGTGGCTCTGAG AGTTTCTCTTCTGCTAGCCTTGCTCGGGAAGGAAAGGTTGGGAGTTGGTCATATGAACAAAATCACATTG GTGATCAGGGGGGTTGCAGTGATCAAGTTATTGAAGCAAATAAAGTCTGTGTTGAGATGGTTCCAGCAGAGGTACTTAGTGGCATGGAAAGTAGTTCCTGTCAGCAATCGCTGCTGTCATCACGTGATGTTTCCATCAATGTCCAGTGTTCTGGCCACAGTCCATCAAGTCCATTTAAAAACCCTTCAAATTGTGCAAATGGTGGTGATTTGCTAGAGATTAAGAATGATAACCCTGTTGACTTTTTTGATGAACTTGATCATGTTGTACTCAAGGAACGTCAGAGAAGGCTTGTGCTAAG ttGCAGCCAAATGTTGGGGTTGACCAAGACTCCTTTAGAG GGTAATACTGCCCTATCGTCTATGCCAGCTTTGGATGATTTAAACAAGCAAGGTGCTGGAATTGATAAAGAAGAGACTGATTATGTTGATAAGGAGTCACCATTTGGTGAAAACTCCAATCGCAAGATGCAAACAACTTCTATCTCTGGTTCATCAAAAGGTGTCATTATGGCATTACCTAATGCAGATCATAGAAATTCACAGTTCTTGTGTAACTGGCAGGGTaataaatcaattaaatcaGGAAAAATGACGACAATTCAAGAACAGGTTAAGACATGTTCTTTGGAGAAAGAGTTCTCTACATCTGGTGCAAACGGTAGACAGAATCTTTTGTCCAGTAAAAGTATCATGCACAATTCAGGTGTAGCAACTCAAGCACATGCTATGACATGCTTTTCGGAGAACAAGTTCTCTATGTCTGGTGCAAACAGTAGACAAAATCTTTTGTCCAGTAAAAGTTCCATGCATAATTCAGCTGTAGCAAATGTTGTCAACGTCAAGGTAGAACCCTTGGATAATGACGAGGCAAGCCAAAAAAGTTTTCCTTCAGGCCATTTGCCTTTGGATAACGTGGATCTGGTTAAAAGTGAACCTGATCTTTCTGCTGATTCCAATGATGATGAGCTTGATCATTTGTTGCTGCGAGAGAGGATGAAATTGCTGTCAGCACAAGTGCCTCATTCAGATGTCGTTGGAATGGAATGGTTGAGCAAGATGGTTCCTGCTGGATTAGATTGTCATCCCATAGCACAGGAATCTGCCAAGCCACTGAAGATTAACCGTCCTAGGAAAAGGAGAAAATCAGCCAC GGATTCTGTTGAAACAGCATTGGAGGAGGATGCTCCTGGGCTTCTGCAG GTATTGATTCAGAAGGGTGTATCAGTTAATGAAATTAAACTTTATGGGGAAAAGGAAAGTGACGAGGCCCTTGATGATTTGTCCACTGAAGACAACTTTTCAGAACTCGAAGCTATTATTTCAAAG CTATTTTCTCAACGGAGTTCATTGTTAAAGCTTGCTCCATTGCGGTGTGCCAAGGGTGACAAAGCTACCTATTGTTTGGCTTGTCTCTTTTCACTTGTGGAGCAG GCACGATATTTACAATTCAGAAAGTGGCCTGTTGAATGGGGGTGGTGCCGAGACCTTCAAGCATTCATATTTGTATTTGAGAGACACAATAG GATAGTGCTTGAACGCCCTGAGTATGGTTACGCAACATACTTCTTTGAGTTGATGGATTCCTTACCTATAGATTGGCAGATCAAGCGATTGGTGACTGCTATGAAGCTAACTAGCTGTAGCAGGGTTGCACTGATCGAGAACAAAGCATTAGTG GTTGGAGAGGACCTGACTGAAGGTGAAGCAAGGGTCTTGATGGAATATGGTTGGATACCAAATTCTGGACTTGGATCCATGCTAAACTACTGTGACAGAGTTGTTCATGACAGGAAAAGTGAGGACACCTCGGAGTGGAGGTCAAAAATAGGTAAGTTGCTTATAGATGGTTACAATGGTGGCT